The nucleotide window caGAATTCGGAAAAGGCTTGTGATAGATAATTCAGAAAAGTGGATGCAGTATTTTGATACTGCTTGCACGACGTAAGATACCTGCCGCCAATGAAGAAAATTACCGAACTGACAGTTTTAGGTTCGGTATACTCGGCAGTACCCTTGTTCCGTCACAGTCACTACCTGTGGCACCAATGCCTTTGGACACTGGCTTACTAGACACACTTCGGAGATCCGAGCAACAGACATGGGTCGGTTGTCCGGCAGACCTCCTCTCCTTACTGTGCGTCATGAATACGCTACGTACTGTATCAGATCATTCCAGCCACGCGGACGAAACCGTCACTTCAATTCTCGATGGCTTGAACAATTTCTCGCCGCGATCCTGGGCGCATGACTTTCCAGgtcctcagcatcatgagTCAAGACATCATCTCGCCCACGCATACAAAGCAGCGGTCAGCATCTACGCCTATCACGCCATCAGGGAAACACTTGGCCAACCACCATTACATGAGTTGGATATTTCTAGAATCTCAAATCTTGGCATATTACACATGTCTCAGATACCAGTAAGCGACTTCCATATCAAAAGCCTGGTATGGCCTGCTTTTGTTCTGGGcgctgaagctcaagattTGCGTACGAGGGAAGAAGTCAAGAACATTATGCACAATATCTGGGTATCCTCATGCTGCTACAATGTCAAGACTGCTACAGGAATGCTTGGGAGAATTTGGGAGCAGGGACACGATGATGGTAAGGGTAAATACAGTTGGTTGAGATTTATCTGGGAGCAAGACGAAAGCTGGTTGTTTCTTTGAGATGAAGATCAAAATATAGCCAAGCGTATGCCTTTAATCACAGCGCAAATTAAGATACCGTTTTGGCCAAATAataatttcttttataatagatCCATTTCAGATCCCATAACTCCTTCCTACATCGGTCCTCAACGCCAGAACCCCCTCTAACTATTGTTCTTCCACTTCAAGCTCTCCCTTAGTTGACCTTAGCCTGGCTAAGGTTCTGGATGATGTTACCACCATCAAATAGACCATTAGCAGCCTTGGCGCGGCAAAGATCCTTTCCGCGCTCAATGACGTTGGCATCACATTGCAGGTTTGCCTGTGCAACGCAGCTAAGTCGGCCACCACCTATGACTATTGTCAGCGACATATTATACAATTTCTTTCACTGCCTCTACTTACAGTTGTTACCACCGGGAACGCAGCGACCGGCTTGACCATTGGAAGCAGTGCAAGCGTCCTGCTTCAGGCTGGTGTTGGCGACACAGCATTCACCGCTGGGGACAGGTCGGCCGCCGTTCTGACCATTTTGACGGGTGACCAGGACAGCACTGCGAGGGGCGTTGCGCACACCCTCAGTGTCGACGATGCCGGCGGAGGCAAAGGCAGCGAGGCCGAGAACAATGGCGGTGATAGAGAACTGCATTTTGgattgttgaagaaaggGTTTTTTGGGTTGGTTCCTGGCGACTGAttgtgatgaagaagatataGGATGTGAAATGGATTAACCGACCAGCGGAAAAGAATTGAAAGTAGTGATTAAATGAGATTGTTGAGTGAGAACTGAAGATCTAAAGACCGACGACCCGAAGCTTGGATTTATACTTTTCCCGTGAGGCAAAAGACTTCCTGCGATGCCTCTTGAGCGCTGCCATCCAAAACGTGTGCGGCGTAGTATCCCCTTGCCAAGCCATCGTCTCAAGACTTCTACCATGGCATACCGCATATTGTCGTGAGGCTGGGGAGGGCTTACTGAGATTGGATGAGACGAACAACGCCTGGTGTTCAGGTTGAGACCAATGAAACGGCTGCAAACAGTGAAACGGTTACATCCATCTCTAGCTACCTACCCCTGGCCTTGGCCTGGTAGTAGCCGCTTTGGGGTTAATCCCGACATCTCGCTTCCTCCGACGTCAGAGAAGTCATAGCTGGCTATATGCACTAAGCCCCTTTAAGCATGCATGCAGGGGTCAGCGTTTATCAAAACGGGTAAGGAGCTAGATCTCCTGACAGATCTGAAGTATCTCCTTGTAAGACCAACAATTCTGGCTATTCTCTTGTTTTTAGCCGCTTTGCAAAATGTTTCCAGCCaatctattattataagataggAAACCCCATTACCGGAAGTCTTCTAGGTCTAGACCTGGCACAGCAATGCCTAGGTCTTTCCCGTTCTGATACAGGCCCAAGCTCTTCTCGAGCTTACAGGGATCGAGACTCTTGTGGGTGCGCCAGTTAGGAGTCTTGATGCCACGAATGAGCTTCACTACAGAAACAACACTGTAACCTGGAAAAGGCTCACTGGGCTTTTCCATTGGAAGATTCCTCTCCCGCATTTGTTTCATGAGATATCCAAGAAGTCTGCAAGAGCATTCTAGAGTGCAGCCAACGCGTCCTACAACAAGGTCTTCTTGCAAGCTGTACAATTGGGAAAACAGCTCATCTATGAGCTCGCAGCGCATATGATTTATTTTTTCTGCGTCATGTTGGTTATTTGCATCTATGCATCGAAATCAGCATTGAACTCACCAAGGATTTGAGCTGGAATCGGCAGACATGTTTCGATAAGTCCAAACGTCTTGAGTATTGCGGATCTTGTTAGTCCCTTGAAGCATGGTGTATGTGCAAATGTCCTGGCGAGGAACAAAACAATTGTCTCATCGTGGCCAAAATACCCCACATCGTCGATAACGTTTTCGTGAAAAGGCCAGAGTGAGTATCCTGAAAAGTTTGTTATCGATTGTCGCCAGGATTCGAAGAATATCTGCACGACCTCCCGGCAGTCATAATAGTCGACAATGACCCCAACTTGCGCTATGGCATCCATTGGTAGGTTGCCTGGTACGCTGTCGTGATGGCTGTGTATAATATCAAGCACTGTGAGGAAGGCTTCAGCATTCCAGTCGGAGGCTTTGATTTCCAACattcctttattattaggttTTGACTCCTGGTATTCCCCTTGGATCATCTTTCTGAAGACTGGCGATGCGAGACAGAGATGCTTGGCAGAGACGCGAAATTCAATATGGTTCGGATGGCCATCTTGCAGGTATGGTTGTAGCGATGCCATTTCATCCTTGGTCGCCGGTGGCCCCATAGCATCGGCTTGTTGTTTTTGAGACGAGCTGATCTCGACGGCCTTTTTTTCCGCTGATATTTCTTGTTCTATTGGCTCATGAATCTGCTGCAAATTCGGACACTGTAAAATCAACAGGGCATCTGCCTGCGgatcaagctcaagcagTGCTTTCTTCATTATGACTTTGGACATTCAAGTCATCTGAGCTAGCTTACGGTCATGGAATCTTGGAGATTGATTTCCCCGCCTTGGGCACAATTTTAACCTTTCTTAAATGGAAGGCCTCCCGCATTAATCACGTGCATGTCTTTTCAGGATGCTACCCGGTAGGAGTCTCAAATATAATGACGTTGATGACTATGATTATTGGTTTACTAGTTATCGGATTATTTTTCGTGTTGCTCTAAGTTATGATTATCTGCCGGTAACTTGTGCCTTGTATTTCTGGTGCTACGTTGAGTCATATTGCCTTTCATTACTTTTATGTTTTTGGAACTTGATTTATCCTGACGGGATTCACGAGACTTGTTCGACATGAAAATGTGGGTGCCAGCTCTTGCTAATAATAGTAGTACAGCTATACCTAATTTGTAATAGCACTCCTAACCCTACTCTGCCATCCACCCGTCGCCACAAATCGCGTCGGGAAATCTATTATCCGAATCCAGCCTACCGACCGTATGTTGGCCTGCTTTCCCCGATCCGGAGCCAGTGGCTCACGAGGATGGATCACCCTTGTTTAAGCTATCTTATTGCAGAGTACGGAGGTATTTCGCCTCTTAGACACCATTCTTAAGCTCGATTTGGTACAATTACCTGGTCGTTACACATTCGCGAAGCTGTCACCATTTTAACGCCAGAATGCAGTGGGCATTGGCGCCTAGGGCACCCGCACAACGATGCCTTTTCAGCTATCCACTCGCAAGCTAGTATAAATTCAGAATATTAGCATTTACCTCGGTATAATGATGTGCAGTTATGTGCCTAGCGGCTCGCAAGCTTAAACTAACAAGGCCGTGGAATTCTTGATTATGCAGATTTAAAAGAGAGTAATCGCTGTCCTACGATTTCAGCAGTATCTTCTTACTACCACCAAAACTTGTCTCCCGTCAAGTCTCCCCTTCCTGCCAATTTCGCCGAATCTGCACCCTGGCTCCGTTACCATGTCTAGTCGCACCTCGCCAGTACAAATCACCGAATATGCGAGACCACGCGGCATCACCGCCCTCGTCTTTGGCGGCGCAGTATTTTCGTATTTATGCTTAGCTGGCGTCACCTTGATATCTGAACACAACTCGATCTGGCAAACTCTCGACAATATCTCGCCGGGCAGCGCAGACACGTTTCGCTGGATTGTCAAGACAGGGGTTCCGCCACTTGTCGTGATACACACCATCGAGGCCGTGGCATTTGATCGTACAAGGTTGATGCCACATCGCGTTCCCAGATGGGGATTACTTTGGTGGAAATGGGTCCTGAGCTGCTGGATTGAGGGGATTGGATGTTGGCAGCGCTTTGCCTCGGTCGTCAACGCGAAGAAGGCGTCAGCAAAGTAACTTCAAGACGAGGGGAAATGCTTTGGGCATGGACTCGGGCACCTTCTCAGACAATCGAACGCGTCACTGATGAAGAGCAGTCGTCATGGATGTCCTGCGAATGGGGTCGAAAGACGGCGTAAGCATGATATAATGATATTGTGTACAGATCGTCATCAGAAATGAAGGTTCGCCGACTATAAAGTTATACTTTAAGCAGTAGCGATGGTTATGAATCATATCGCTCATATGTATTGAGATGTGTTCGTTTCTTTGTGCTCGGGTGTAAAGGTTCTTTCTACCCCTCAACCTTAGTATACGGTGGCAGAATCTTGTCAATCCTCCAAGGTGGATGACAGGTCGGTGTTGCGGAGCGGCGTCTGTCGCGGGCTTCCAGCGGCCTGAAGACAGAGAGTCACTTCTTCGACGCTAAGCCTAGTAGTTAAAGAATCACCAAGGTGCAATACTTGCAATCAATAGAAATTACTTCTTGATAACAGATGAATTACTAGGGGCTAATGAGAACTAAGTGTAAATGTGCAAACCTagactcaacctcaacacGACGTTCCCTAAATCAAGATAGAAACAGCAGTAACCTCTGGCTGAAGAACAGGATACTCAATAGAGCCCGGAGTCTGTATCGCAGAGATATAGTCAAACGCCAGACCCGCATTCTTGAGTCGGCTATAGAAAATCTCAGCCGCATCCTTGATAGCCTCTGAGTTCAACTCCTTGTTCTCAGTAATGGTGCGGTCCTTGTTAACATTGTACAAGGACTTGGCGTAGGTGATGAGGTTGTATCGGTCCTCAACCTTGAAACTCAGCAGCTCAGGCAGCTGTGCAGCGAGAAGCCAATCCTTCCACTTGGCGTCCTTGGTACCGATGGGAAGAGCATCGGTGAGATGCTGCTCGGTGTAGCCCTGAAGGTCCTGGAGGCTCTTGGGTAGAGGTGTGCAGAGCGCTGGAGGCTTGGATGGAACGAAGCTGTAGTAGTAGTCCTGGAGATAGTTGACAGCTGTGTGCTGGGGTGATGCTGTGTGGATGCACATGGTTACAGCATCAATGAGCTGATCAACGGTCGTGATGGTTGGGAAGGTAGGGATCTGGCCGCTGGTCTGAATCTCCTTGCACCAGTCGGCAATACAAGCTTCCTTAGCAACGACATCATCCGAAGTATACTTCGTCTCAAGAACAGACTTGACGAATTCCCGGATGATACCCCAGAGGAGGTACATATCAGTAGCATAGGGATAGTTGCGGTACTTATCACCCATCTCACCCTCAATGTCAAAGCCTCGCTTCTTGAGATCGTTGGGAATGTACTTATCCTGGAAGTTGAAGTTCTTGTACGACCAGTTAACCAGTCCGAAAGCGCCGACCTTGGGATCAGGTTTAGGTCCAGAGCCAAACCCGGAGATGCGAGCAATGACAAGGGGAACGAGAAGCTTGCGTGCAGCGTCGTTGAGAGCGAGCGTTCGGAACCAATGAGGGCTGAGGATCTCGTAGAGAATGTGACGCTCGGGAATGGTGCGGTTGGtggcgacgatgatggcCTCCTCGATCATATGCGTGTCGACGAGGTGGGTAGCAACCTCGTGTCGTGCCCAGTCAGCTGTTTGGGCAACGGTCTTGGCGTATCTCCACGGCCAGTCGTCCTTCTCAGCGATCTTGCCCTCATCATCAGGGTTCAATCTctggttgaagatggtgacTGAGTTATCGAGAGAGCCCTTGTAGTCGAGAGTGATGGCCAATGGGTGAAGGCGACCGTCCTCGTGGAGCTGGAAAATGATCACCGAAGCCGCTGCGTACCGATAGCTAGGCTGTCCAGCAGGATCGGGGTTCTTAATCGTGTTACAGAACTCTTCGTCGTCCTTGACGCCAGTGGCCTCGCGGAAGTAGGAATAATCCTGAATCAAAAGATCCTTGCCTTCCTCGAGCAACTTCTTCACCGCGTCAAGACcttgcttctctgcctcggcaATGTaagccttgatcttctcagcagGAGCAGTCTCGATGGTCGATGGGTTAACACCGCTGAAGTGCTGTTGCGCAAACTTGGCGTCAGAATACCAATCAGCGTGTTCACCCATGTTTCTGCCCTTCATAATGTCTGCGTTCTGGCTTTGCTTGACGCCATTAACAACAGCACCATTGGGCTTCGCGCTCTGGTCATCAGCAGATTCGGCCTTTGGCTGGTTGTCCTTGCTCCACTTCTCAACATCTGCAAGAGTTGGTCCGACGTAGGGACCATCGGTAGATGAGAGTTCCTTGGGGATTATGAAGGAAAACATGGAAGCAATCTTGATGACGAAGTTCCTCTCGGTCTCGTTGAAGATCTGACCGACGCCGTCTTTTCTAGGGGCGCCATCCAGGCTTTGTTGCTCATCCTGAGGAAGGGTGTTCAGATGGGGAGGATAACAATCGCTGGGGTCACTCCATTGGTAGGTGCTCTGCTTAAGAGCAAGATCACGCTTGACGGGGAAGATGGGCTCAAATCCCTGGGTGTCAAAATGAGAGGCAGCGCTAGTCAATATCAGTTAGCGACTTTGAAAACGGTCAAGATAGGAACGTGTTGCTTACGCTTCTTCGAGGATCTTATACAGCTCAGTCAAGGCCAAGCGAGTGCCCATATAGGTACCCGTTTCAAGGCCCTTGCGCGCAACAAGCTTGCCATCGAGAGCGCCAGTCTTGTCAGTGTTAAGGACGATACCCTGTCTGAGAAGCTCATTCAGGAAGACGCCCTTGTCCCAGACCTCCAAAGGATCGTCTTCGACAGCATAGTTGACTTTGGAGTTGAGAATCTCGTCCAATGTCAACTGAGGAGGACGAGGTGCTAAAGGAGCTTCTGTTGCCATGGTGGAAGATGTGCTTGCTTGATAGGAAAGAAGATAGGAAAGAAGATTGGATGGTGAGAGGGATGAATGATGtagagatgaagaaagcGAATAGATATTTCTGTTGATGCTCCATCAActactatatatatcttatttaccTGTCTATCTTAGTTACTCTACGAAGATGGCAACTGTTCTCAGCAGCATAATCAACGTGGCCGATAACCCAAGACTGCCCCTCAGCCAACATCGCCTTGGCGATTAACACAAACAGTCTAGACCTTGTCAGCAGCATGCTGGTCAATAAAGTCGAGAATGCGTGATATTTCGGATAAGAACCTCAGCTCGCCACAAGAACAAAGCTACGTTTCTCAGCCAGCCACGGACCCATAGTTGCATCTCAAGAAAACGACCAGACGTGAAGGAACATAGCCTCCGGCTAGCTAGCTTCGGTAAACGAACAGATGGCCCCAGATCGCGCGGCCCGAGCCTGTCTCGAACTAGCTACATAAGCGTCTAGAGTCATTCAACATATCAGTCAATAATGCTTAGACGACAGTACTTGTCCAAACTATTAACTACAGGAAATAGCTGAGCGGGTAAGCCGATGAATTGAGAGCGCCAATCTGAGTCAGCGGCAAATCGTACAAGGAAGCCCCTGTTCTTAGTCAATGCTGCAGTAATTCCCAATGAAGATATATGCATACAATCAGCCGAGACCAGGGGAGCCAGGTGAACGCGCTCGCAAGAGAAGGATAGCAGCTGCGCAAATAAGCGGTGTGCATTTGGTCATCACGCTGAAACAGCTGCAGATGCGACGAGACCACGCGTCTCGCGCATAGGCTTCAACCCAGATCTAGGCCCTATTATGGCGCAAACGATCTCAATTGTTTCAGTTGGCAGTACTAGCTTTATACCTCTGCATGTTACCGTCTGTAAAATGGCTAGACTTTTCTATTGTGGCTGGCTAGTAGTACCAGAATTGGGATTAGGCCCATTATAGTGCGGCTAAAGGGTTCTAGACATGGCTGGAATAGGCTACGTGGCCTGTATGCTAGGAACAAAACGGCGAGGACCCACAACTGCATTTGACTATTTGGTCTAAACCCCAATAACGTACGTTCTCTGCATCGTGGCGAGCAAGGTTGGTTATGCAGCCCAATCATGTCTGAAGGAAAGCTGCTGACGTTCAAGCTAAGCGTGTGTGTCTCAAATCTCGTCACTAAGCCACGTTATTATCGCCGCGTATCAAGCTCAATTGTGAGATACTAAGTGATGTTCTTCGCTGCTATCCAATATTCTAGACCTTTGTTTCCACTTCGCCAAGTTTGCTTCGTGGAGTTAGGTCTCTTACGCTCTGAAGACCCCTGCATGGTGCAAGTCACGTTGCATGTCAGCCGCACCAGTATAGAGGAGTTCCGATAGACTCCCTAGGCTGCTTAGGCAGCCAAATTCTTTATCGCGACTCTGCATAGAGCTGAAACTTTAACCAGTCCCGGATGCGAATATGACATGTATGCCGCTATTGGAGGGATAAGATCCCTGATGAGTTGACAGTTGACTAATGTAAGTAATCCCTGATGATGTTAAGCTTTTCCTGCAGCACAATATTAAACGATTCGAGGACATGCTGCGTGAACGCTCTACCCCTCCGGTCAGCATGAGTAAGCTTGACATCGCTGTGGCTAGCTGAAATGTCCGCTGATAGGATTTTCGTGATGGCAATGCATAAGTCTGGAACCTCATTTTTACTCCATGTCTCGACTACACGATCACTAGTGGTGGATGGAGTCCCGAACGCCTCGCTCGACTTGGCAGCGGCCGCTCTGGAACAGCATCCGTCCTTTTGTGATTATCCTGTAGGGTTGCGAGCTGGAAACTAGCAGATACGCGTAAGAGTTGCGTGCGTGTCTCACACTCAGTCTCTCAACGCCAGCTTCATCTTACCCTCAAATATCTGTTCTTCTCGCTTGAATTCACCGTCAGATAATTTCCCCATCATCCCAAACTATTTACAAACTACGTTCACAATGTCCACTCAAGTCATCTACCCAAACACTGGTGTGACCAGCACGCCAGGCCAGACATCCAAACCTGCCCCAAATGTTTCTTCAACTGAGACTCAGCCGCCAAAGGACCAGCTCCCTCAGGACTTGGTCAATGCTATGCAAGCAATCTTTGGCAAGCATCCAGGATACCGAACAAGTAAGCTTCTCAAGATAATAGACTAAGATTCAAGGCTGACGATCTGTACTTGCAGCTCATGCCAAAGGTCTTCTCGTGGAGGGCACCTTTACGCCAACAGAAGAGGCCAAGACGCTTTCCACAGCTGCTCACTTCAACAACTCTTCAACAAAGGTAATTGCGAGGTTCTCTGTGGGTGGCGGTCTGCCTCATGTTGCGGACGTGGCAGACGGCGCTACACCCAAGGGTGTTGCCATTCGCTTCCAGATTGACGAGAACACTCACACTGATCTGATCAGTCACTCGTTCAACGGGTTTGCAACTCGCAATGGCGAAGACTTCTTGACcttcctcaagctctttggcGCCGATGGTTTTACTGAGGCGcagctcaagaaggccaaggctaGCGGCGGTGACTACTCCAAAGAGCAGAAGCTTTACGATCAAGCTCACGCTGCGTTTTTGTCTTTCCTTGGAAAGCCTGAGCACAGGTCGGCTGCAGTTTTTGTGACCTCTGAGAAGCCCAACCCTCATAACTACGGAACCATCACGTATTACGAGCCCAACACTCATATCTTGACCAACAAGGACGGCGGCATCACCAACGTCCGGTATCGTCTTGACCCGGCTGACGGGGAGCACCTCTACCCTAACAAGACTCCCGAGGATAAGGAGGTGCTTGCGAAGTTAGGCAACGACTATTTAGAGGATGACCTCAGGCAACGCTTCCCAGACAAGCCAATCGTGCTCACCATTCAAGCACATGTAGCTGGCCCTGATGATGTGCTAGATGACGCTACTAAGCCATACCAGAGCAAGACGTTCATCCCCGTTGGCAAATTGGAGATCAACAAGGTTTCGGACGACAATGCTGCTAAACAGCAGCAGATCGCATTTCATCCTAACCCGGAGAAGGGAGGTATACAAGGCATTAAGTCGTCTGACGATCCTTTGATCCAAGCACGGAAGGGCGTTTACTGGATCAGTTCGGATCAGCGAAGACATGAGAAGCAGGTTGAGTAGAATACTGTTGATGATAAGTCCTGGTAGTTAGAATGGATCCGAGAGACTGTTAGCTTAGGCGCACCTCCGTGGAGCTTTAGCTTTTTCCAACTCCCCTGAGTACCCTTACATACTGAAATCAATAGTTGTTTGTAAATCGTCTTAGTCTTAGTAAGAAACACTCAACATTCATCAGTTTACCCAAAGCTTTACTCATTATTTCTAGTAATAACTAGAAACAGTTTTATGCTTATTGATAGGCAGCTAAGAGTTCCAAGGCACTTGGATCTGAGGCAGATTTGTCCGTGGCTGCGTATCGGTGAGGCGTCAATGTTGTTTCAATGCCTTCTCGGAAATGAGCCTGCATCTTGACTCTCCATCCAGGCAATTCTGCTCTGGTTGTACCAGTTTCACACACAAAGTTGACCTTGGTGACTTCTGGAAATTGATTTGATCGATCGAGACACACTACCACCCACAAAAGAGTACGCCTGCAGCCGGACTGTCCTAACAATATTGGAGACTATCTCTGCTCAGAATCTGACCTGTTTCCTGAGCTGGCGTGCGATGACAGTATCTTCGAAACTACAGATGAATGCAACCATGGAGGGAGACTGTATATAGAAACTGAACCAATAGTTGTAGAGACAGCTCAGATGTGGTATctgcagttgagacttgcggctgagagcttatatcagcacagagaacttagcTTAGTAACTTGATTCTAGTGCGGTTAGGTGTGAAcgctattatattaaacaCAGTGAATAGCACCTTGCGCTTAGTTAATCACTTAATGTAGCATCGTCTGGCCATGTTGCTGGAAGCACCTGTTAGCAGTTATTGAACCTTTCCCACCAACCACATCAGAATCCTCTAACCGTTACATCCTGAAGCACTACAGCGCGTAAGTGGGGATCACGCTAATAATACCTTGAGCCACAATATAAAACAGACGGATTCAAAAATACCGACTTCCCAATAAGTCGGGGTTCTTCGGACAATTGGAAAACTCCATAAGTCCGCAAATCCATGACTACAGCGGCAAAAAGTTACGTTCTCGGGTGTCATCTCGATTTAGCCCAGTTTGAATAGTGTTCCTACCAAAAAGGACCGGGCCAGTATGTCTAGTCGATAGGGTGCTTTGCCCCCATTCAGCAAACGTTGTTGGCTTGTCGGCGAACACCAAACATGGCCATACGGATCCAAATCCTCACGTTGCAAGATGATCACGGCTTATACATGGATGTGCTCTTTCGCCTTAGGTGATCGTCGGTATGACACATTCGGCGTGCTGGAATGCGCCTTGCGCAGTAGCCGAAAAACCCAAGGCATTTTAACTTTAGTTTTTCATTGGCGGTCATTTCCAGTTCTGCTATATCGGAAGCTCTGAATCAACAGGCTTTGAATGGCCGCTATATGCCGGGAATCGCGGACATTACTCGGATACCGGCATAAACCTTGCTGTGGTCTAGTTTGtgtaatttaatttattaaatgGACCATCTGCCCTTACTCACCAACGCCTTTGAATAACAAAACAGAAAGTCATAAAAAACAACAAAGTTTCAGATACAGACACCAAGGAAGGCGAATTCGATCCTATGGAAAGCCCGCCGCCTTGGGCTATGTGGCTTCGAGTTCCTACTCTGCGTGTAATAGCTGATGCGTTCGCTACCTACTCCAACTGGAATGCTCCTCGCCAAAGCCGAGCCATCTGGCTCAATTCCACGTTAGGAGCCAAGACGCAGCGACAAGCAATCAGAGTCGATGTGTACGAACCATTTCACCGAGACCCTTGCACAGACAGGCGTCCGGCCATTATCAATTTCCATGGCGGTGGAGTGACCGTGGGAAGGGGAACAGACGATGCCACCTGGGCGAGCCATCTCGTGACCAACTTGGGTGCTACTGTCTTCTCCGTGAACTATCGTCTTGCGCCGGAGTATTCCTTTCCGACACATGTTGAGGACTGTGTCGATGCCATTGCCCAGATCTACGAGCAAGCCGATGTGCTTGGTATCGATCCAAATCACCTGGTCATCAGCGGATTTTCCGCGGGTGGCGGTCTGGGTCTGGCTGCTTGGGTCCTCCTCAACAACGCTGAAGAATGGGGCTACAAGATACCGCTCCCTATCCCCAAAATTGCTGGTCTTGCTCTATTCTATCCTTCGCTGGATCAGACTGTGTCCAAGACCCGGAAACGCGAAGGGCTCCCAAGACAGGATTTACTGTTGCCCAAAGGTTTAACTGACATCTTTGACGCTGCCTATCTGAAGCCAGTACCAATTTCTGAACGAGGTGACATCCGGTTATCACCTTCGCTTATGCCTGACGACTTGGTAGAACGACTGCCTCCAGTCTATCTCTGCCTCTGTGAGCACGATATGCTTACCGCAGAGGGGATCGCATTTTCTAAACGTCTTGAGGATCATTCGATTGAGGTTTACGTACGGGTCATTCCTGATGCACGGCATGGGTGGGATAAAGCACCAACCCCGGCAGACACAGTTGCGCAGGCATATAACGAGGTTTCAGAGCTTATAAGAAAGTGGCTAGAATAATATTGTATGATATAAAGAAAGAGACTATATGAGAGGACTAGACCTTTATTGAATTTACTCTCAACCAAGATTCGTGAGTATCTGCTCCTTGGCTATGTACTATAGATCCATAAAGGTTAGATAAGGTGTTACTCTATAGCTAACAAGCCAAAGTTCTATAGGCATTTATGTTACCAGGTTAAGGTCTATGTACTACAGCAATCTCCAATACTCCCACAAAATAGCAAGCTTATCCACCCTAGAGTCGAGAGATAACATGATCGAAAATCTGGTCTTGGACAGGCTTCATCAGCCCGTACGATAAGTGATCACTAGCAAGCTGGCACGTGCAAT belongs to Fusarium oxysporum Fo47 chromosome V, complete sequence and includes:
- a CDS encoding Alpha/Beta hydrolase protein; amino-acid sequence: MITAYTWMCSFALGDHTDTKEGEFDPMESPPPWAMWLRVPTLRVIADAFATYSNWNAPRQSRAIWLNSTLGAKTQRQAIRVDVYEPFHRDPCTDRRPAIINFHGGGVTVGRGTDDATWASHLVTNLGATVFSVNYRLAPEYSFPTHVEDCVDAIAQIYEQADVLGIDPNHLVISGFSAGGGLGLAAWVLLNNAEEWGYKIPLPIPKIAGLALFYPSLDQTVSKTRKREGLPRQDLLLPKGLTDIFDAAYLKPVPISERGDIRLSPSLMPDDLVERLPPVYLCLCEHDMLTAEGIAFSKRLEDHSIEVYVRVIPDARHGWDKAPTPADTVAQAYNEVSELIRKWLE